A genomic stretch from Insulibacter thermoxylanivorax includes:
- the sfsA gene encoding DNA/RNA nuclease SfsA codes for MNYHPVISGRFIKRLNRFVAEVEIDGKPELVHVKNTGRLKELLTAGARVYLEASANRGRKYACSLIAVEKDGALVNIDSQVPNAVVYDAILKGKIAELGNVDELKREVKYGKSRFDLMYIKDERRGFIEVKGVTLAKDGVAMFPDAPTTRGTKHVLELVQAVKEGYEGVILFLVQMQGCHTFTPHAAMDAPFAEALALAARSGVQLLAYDAEVTADSISIGKPIPVKL; via the coding sequence ATGAACTACCACCCAGTGATCAGCGGCAGATTCATTAAACGTCTCAACCGTTTCGTCGCAGAGGTTGAGATCGACGGCAAACCGGAGCTTGTGCACGTGAAGAACACGGGCCGACTTAAGGAGCTGCTCACAGCCGGTGCTCGTGTCTATCTCGAAGCGTCCGCAAACCGCGGCCGCAAGTATGCCTGTTCCTTGATCGCTGTTGAGAAGGATGGGGCGCTGGTGAACATCGATTCGCAGGTTCCGAATGCCGTCGTCTATGATGCCATCCTGAAGGGGAAAATCGCGGAGCTTGGGAATGTCGATGAGCTGAAGCGGGAAGTGAAGTACGGAAAATCGCGTTTTGATCTTATGTATATTAAGGACGAGCGCCGCGGCTTCATCGAAGTGAAAGGCGTAACTCTGGCGAAGGACGGCGTTGCGATGTTTCCCGATGCACCTACGACGCGGGGGACGAAGCATGTGTTGGAATTGGTGCAAGCCGTTAAGGAAGGGTATGAGGGGGTCATCCTCTTCTTGGTTCAGATGCAGGGATGTCATACATTTACGCCGCACGCGGCAATGGATGCTCCCTTCGCCGAGGCCTTAGCCTTAGCAGCCCGTTCAGGCGTGCAGCTGCTCGCTTATGATGCGGAAGTGACCGCTGACAGCATCTCGA
- a CDS encoding glycoside hydrolase family 3 N-terminal domain-containing protein → MGSRRWLTPEIKAKARSLVSQMTLEEKVGQMSQFDWGFHAINPDAGGEINELMKHMVERGLIGSLFNISGVEEANELQKKILKNSRLGIPMIIGRDVIHGYRTVFPIPLAMSSSWNPAVIEQAAAAASGEAAADGIHWVFAPMIDITRDPRWGRIAESPGEDPYLGGRIAEAWVRGAELKEWSAEKLSVASCPKHYAGYGFAEAGRDYNTVDVSDRVLREVILPPFRMAVEAGALSIMASFNELDGIPACANRYLLTTILREEWGFEGIVVSDYNALLELIVHGVAKDPKEAAELAIKAGTDMDMHSGFYFRYLPELVEEGRVDIQLIDQAVERILAVKIKLGLFDKPFIEPSLKSSVILSEEHISLARQAARESIVLLHNDNHTLPLSKEIQKLALIGPMMKNRRDQLGCWALDGREEDVVSLYEGITAKLSGSETEILYAEGCGIEDGTQEQLEQALAVIKQADAAVIAVGEALEMSGEGNSRAELDLPGKQRQLVEAASQLGKPLIVVLMTGRPLVIGWLEEHADAIVQAWHLGVQSGHALADVLFGDVNPSGRLPVTFPRSEGQIPIYYYRKNTGRPPGGMYTSRYIDMPAAPLYPFGFGLSYTEFTYQNLRLDKTRISGSETLTVTVDVTNAGERAGEEVVQLYIRDLTASVTQPLKRLKGFAKVKLEAGETKEVSFPITAEDLAIIGRSGEWAAEPGEFLVIAGPNAEEGLEAKFEYVE, encoded by the coding sequence ATGGGGAGCCGCAGATGGTTGACACCTGAGATCAAGGCAAAGGCAAGATCCCTGGTATCTCAGATGACATTGGAGGAGAAAGTCGGCCAGATGAGCCAGTTCGATTGGGGGTTCCATGCGATTAATCCCGACGCCGGCGGCGAGATCAATGAGCTGATGAAGCATATGGTGGAGCGTGGTCTGATCGGCTCGCTGTTCAATATTTCCGGCGTGGAGGAAGCGAACGAGCTGCAGAAGAAGATCCTGAAGAACTCCCGTCTGGGCATCCCGATGATCATCGGCAGGGATGTCATCCACGGCTATCGGACGGTGTTTCCGATTCCCCTTGCGATGTCTTCTTCCTGGAATCCCGCGGTGATCGAACAAGCGGCGGCGGCTGCATCTGGAGAGGCGGCGGCCGATGGGATCCACTGGGTGTTCGCGCCGATGATCGATATTACCCGTGATCCCCGCTGGGGCCGGATCGCCGAGAGCCCGGGGGAAGACCCGTATCTCGGCGGCAGGATCGCCGAAGCGTGGGTGCGCGGCGCGGAGCTTAAGGAATGGTCCGCTGAGAAGCTGTCTGTGGCGAGCTGCCCTAAGCATTATGCGGGATATGGTTTTGCTGAAGCGGGCAGAGATTACAACACCGTGGATGTCTCCGACCGGGTGCTGCGGGAAGTGATCCTGCCGCCGTTCCGCATGGCCGTTGAGGCAGGCGCTCTCAGCATCATGGCTTCCTTCAACGAACTGGACGGTATCCCGGCATGTGCCAACCGGTATCTGCTCACGACGATTCTTAGGGAAGAATGGGGCTTCGAAGGCATCGTCGTCAGCGACTACAATGCGCTGCTTGAACTGATCGTCCATGGCGTCGCTAAGGATCCGAAGGAAGCGGCGGAGCTCGCGATCAAAGCCGGCACGGATATGGATATGCACTCTGGATTTTATTTCCGCTACTTGCCGGAGCTTGTGGAAGAGGGCAGAGTGGACATCCAGCTGATCGATCAGGCAGTGGAGCGCATCCTGGCGGTGAAGATCAAGCTGGGATTGTTCGATAAGCCGTTTATCGAGCCATCATTAAAATCCAGCGTGATCCTGAGTGAGGAACATATCTCGCTGGCTCGGCAGGCAGCGAGGGAATCCATCGTCCTGCTTCATAATGATAATCATACGCTGCCGCTCTCCAAGGAAATTCAGAAACTGGCGCTGATCGGCCCGATGATGAAAAACCGCCGCGACCAACTCGGCTGCTGGGCGCTTGACGGCAGGGAAGAGGACGTCGTCTCCTTGTATGAAGGGATCACGGCGAAGCTCTCCGGATCAGAAACTGAGATTCTGTACGCCGAGGGCTGCGGCATCGAAGACGGCACGCAGGAGCAGCTGGAACAGGCGCTCGCAGTGATCAAGCAGGCGGATGCGGCGGTGATCGCTGTCGGCGAAGCCTTGGAGATGAGCGGCGAGGGCAATTCGCGTGCGGAGCTGGATCTGCCCGGCAAGCAGCGGCAGCTGGTAGAGGCCGCATCACAGCTGGGTAAACCCCTCATCGTCGTCTTGATGACCGGGAGGCCGCTTGTGATCGGCTGGCTGGAGGAACATGCGGATGCGATCGTGCAGGCTTGGCACTTAGGCGTGCAGAGCGGCCATGCGCTTGCCGATGTGCTGTTCGGCGATGTCAATCCGAGCGGCAGGCTGCCGGTGACCTTCCCGCGCTCCGAAGGACAGATCCCGATCTATTATTACCGCAAGAATACCGGTCGTCCGCCGGGCGGCATGTATACTTCGCGATATATCGATATGCCGGCGGCGCCTCTCTATCCCTTCGGATTCGGGCTGAGCTATACGGAGTTTACCTATCAGAACTTACGGCTGGACAAGACGCGGATCAGCGGATCGGAAACCCTCACGGTTACGGTGGACGTGACGAATGCCGGCGAACGGGCAGGGGAAGAGGTCGTGCAGCTCTATATCCGCGATCTTACCGCCAGCGTGACGCAGCCGTTGAAGCGGCTGAAGGGATTTGCCAAAGTTAAGCTGGAGGCGGGCGAGACGAAGGAAGTGAGCTTCCCGATCACAGCGGAAGATCTGGCGATCATCGGCAGAAGCGGTGAGTGGGCAGCTGAGCCCGGCGAGTTCCTGGTCATAGCGGGACCGAACGCGGAAGAGGGATTGGAAGCGAAGTTTGAATATGTGGAATAA
- a CDS encoding glycoside hydrolase family 3 protein yields MSTNMIGVPLEGFADFSRKVAAEGAVLLKNDNQVLPLRDGDRVSIFGRIQINYYRSGTGSGGSVNVPYTTNLLDGLRSKKNIVINEDLAKVYEQWIEENPFDDGGGGWAAEPWFQKEMPLTDELVAEARKHSDKAIIVIGRTAGEDKDNEIKPGSYLLTDEERAMLKAVTKHFEQTIVVLNVSNIIDMSWAEDKDYVHPITSIIYAWHGGMEGGNAIADVLVGEVTPSGKLTDTIAYSIDDYPSTANYGAETKNLYQEDIYVGYRYFETFCPDKVQYEFGYGISYTEFNVNPEEAKTVKKDGEDWLEIGVTVTNIGDTYAGKEVVQVYVEAPQGKLGKPVKVLAGFKKTKLLQPGESERVVVSFPIASLASYDDSGATGHRSAYVLEEGTYYIHVGNSVKKTEQVKVDGRDGYVVDTLRVVEQLEEALAPVESFERIKPGARKPDGTYELTYEPVPTRTISLAERIERNLPETYEYTGDKGYTLHDVKAGKVSMEEFIAQLSDEELAMIVRGEGMSSPLVTPGTASAFGGMSESLRKYGIPVGCTADGPSGIRMDSGHKATQLPIGTLLAATWDPELIEELYVLEGQELVRNNIDVLLGPGMNLRRSPLNGRNFEYFSEDPLITGVFGAACTIGVKKGGSNATLKHFACNNQEKYRTKVDAVVSERALRELYLRGFEIAVKEGGANSIMTAYNPINGIWSASNYDLNTTILRKEWGFEGIVMTDWWATMNDSVNGGPAARNNTNFMIRAQNDLYMVVPNYGAEVNASEDKTLESLANGTLTRGELQRSAMNICRFLMQAPVFSRKQELAPEQIVKIQAKSQLAAEEVQQLEDYAEIKPHESGSTIIEVKTSGLYRLMARVKKDGMNVAQSACNVTLNGEWVATPQTNGTDGHWTRQRLVKAELEAGFYEMKLDHVKPGLEIDWIGFERLED; encoded by the coding sequence ATGAGCACTAACATGATAGGCGTTCCATTGGAAGGGTTTGCGGATTTTAGCCGTAAAGTAGCGGCTGAAGGCGCAGTCCTCCTAAAAAACGACAACCAAGTCCTTCCCCTGAGAGACGGGGATCGTGTGTCCATTTTTGGCCGTATACAGATCAACTATTACCGCAGCGGTACGGGTTCCGGCGGAAGTGTCAACGTGCCTTATACGACGAACTTGCTGGACGGATTGCGCAGCAAGAAGAATATCGTCATCAATGAAGATCTCGCTAAGGTTTATGAGCAATGGATCGAAGAGAACCCGTTCGATGACGGCGGCGGCGGTTGGGCAGCAGAGCCTTGGTTCCAGAAAGAGATGCCTCTGACCGACGAACTCGTCGCCGAAGCCAGGAAGCATTCCGACAAAGCGATCATCGTCATCGGCCGTACCGCTGGTGAAGATAAAGATAACGAGATCAAACCGGGCAGCTATCTGCTGACGGATGAAGAACGCGCGATGTTGAAAGCCGTGACGAAGCACTTCGAGCAGACGATCGTCGTGCTGAACGTTTCGAATATCATCGACATGAGCTGGGCGGAGGATAAGGACTACGTCCATCCGATCACAAGCATCATCTATGCTTGGCACGGCGGGATGGAAGGAGGCAATGCGATCGCTGATGTGCTCGTCGGCGAAGTGACTCCGAGCGGCAAGCTGACAGATACCATCGCTTACTCCATCGATGATTATCCATCTACGGCGAACTACGGTGCAGAAACGAAGAACCTGTATCAGGAAGATATCTATGTGGGCTATCGCTACTTCGAGACCTTCTGCCCGGACAAGGTGCAATATGAATTCGGTTACGGGATCTCCTATACGGAATTCAACGTCAATCCGGAAGAAGCGAAGACGGTGAAGAAGGACGGCGAGGATTGGCTGGAGATCGGCGTAACGGTGACGAATATCGGCGATACCTACGCGGGCAAGGAAGTCGTGCAAGTCTACGTCGAAGCGCCGCAGGGCAAGCTGGGCAAACCGGTGAAGGTATTGGCCGGATTTAAGAAGACGAAACTTCTGCAGCCGGGTGAATCCGAGCGCGTCGTCGTCAGCTTCCCGATCGCATCGTTGGCTTCCTATGACGATTCGGGTGCAACCGGACACCGCTCCGCATACGTGCTGGAGGAAGGCACGTACTATATCCACGTGGGCAACAGCGTGAAGAAGACGGAGCAAGTGAAGGTGGACGGCCGCGATGGGTACGTTGTTGATACGCTGCGCGTCGTTGAGCAGCTGGAAGAGGCTTTGGCGCCTGTAGAGAGCTTCGAGCGGATCAAACCGGGGGCACGCAAGCCGGACGGCACCTATGAGCTGACCTATGAGCCGGTACCGACCCGCACGATCTCGCTGGCAGAGCGGATCGAACGCAATCTGCCTGAAACCTACGAATACACAGGCGATAAGGGCTACACCTTGCATGACGTGAAGGCCGGCAAGGTGTCGATGGAGGAGTTCATCGCTCAATTGTCCGATGAGGAACTGGCGATGATCGTCCGCGGAGAAGGAATGAGCAGCCCGCTGGTGACGCCGGGTACAGCTTCCGCCTTCGGCGGCATGAGCGAAAGCCTGCGCAAGTACGGCATTCCTGTCGGATGTACAGCGGACGGTCCTTCGGGCATCCGCATGGACAGCGGCCACAAGGCAACGCAATTGCCGATCGGCACGCTGCTGGCAGCAACTTGGGATCCGGAATTGATCGAGGAGCTGTATGTTCTGGAAGGCCAAGAGCTGGTCCGCAATAACATCGACGTATTGCTTGGTCCGGGTATGAACCTGCGCCGCAGCCCGCTGAACGGCCGGAACTTCGAATATTTCTCGGAAGATCCGCTGATCACCGGAGTATTCGGTGCGGCGTGCACGATCGGTGTTAAGAAGGGCGGTTCCAACGCCACACTGAAACACTTTGCTTGCAACAACCAAGAGAAGTATCGGACGAAGGTCGATGCGGTGGTATCCGAGCGCGCGCTGCGCGAGTTGTACCTGCGCGGCTTCGAGATCGCGGTGAAGGAAGGCGGCGCCAATTCGATCATGACGGCGTACAACCCGATCAACGGCATCTGGTCGGCGTCCAACTACGACCTGAATACAACGATCCTGCGCAAGGAATGGGGCTTCGAAGGCATCGTCATGACCGACTGGTGGGCAACGATGAACGATTCGGTGAACGGCGGTCCAGCAGCCCGCAACAATACGAACTTCATGATCCGCGCGCAGAACGATCTGTACATGGTCGTTCCGAACTACGGTGCAGAAGTCAATGCGAGCGAGGACAAAACTTTGGAATCGCTGGCCAACGGCACGCTGACACGCGGTGAGCTGCAGCGTTCGGCGATGAATATCTGCCGCTTCCTGATGCAAGCGCCGGTATTCTCGCGCAAGCAGGAGCTGGCTCCGGAGCAGATCGTGAAGATCCAAGCGAAGTCTCAGCTTGCAGCAGAAGAAGTTCAGCAGCTGGAAGACTACGCGGAGATCAAGCCGCACGAATCCGGATCTACGATTATCGAAGTGAAGACATCCGGCCTGTACCGACTGATGGCACGGGTGAAGAAGGACGGCATGAACGTCGCCCAGAGTGCGTGCAACGTGACGTTGAACGGTGAATGGGTCGCGACTCCGCAGACGAACGGCACGGACGGCCACTGGACGAGACAACGCCTCGTGAAGGCAGAACTCGAAGCCGGTTTCTATGAGATGAAACTGGATCATGTCAAGCCAGGGCTGGAGATCGATTGGATCGGTTTTGAACGTTTGGAAGACTAA